The genome window AAATCAAAATTCATGAGCACAGCAAAGAGTGTAATCGAGATGGCCAAGAAGAACGAGGCCAAGATGGTCGATATCAAATTCGTCGATACCTTCGGGACCTGGCAGCATTTCAGTTTGCCCATCGCTGA of Verrucomicrobiota bacterium contains these proteins:
- a CDS encoding glutamine synthetase → MSTAKSVIEMAKKNEAKMVDIKFVDTFGTWQHFSLPIA